The Doryrhamphus excisus isolate RoL2022-K1 chromosome 1, RoL_Dexc_1.0, whole genome shotgun sequence genome includes a window with the following:
- the melk gene encoding maternal embryonic leucine zipper kinase isoform X1, protein MPVERTEPRWTEELHKYYEVYETVGSGGFAKVKLGRHILTGEKVAIKIMNKKDLGDDLPRVKLEIEAMKNLSHQHICRLYQVIESSTQIFMILEYCPGGELFDYIIAKERLSEQETRVFFRQIVSALAYVHSQGYAHRDLKPENLLIDGEHNLKLIDFGLCAKPKGGLGYELMTCCGSPAYAAPELIEGKAYIGSEADVWSMGVLLFALLCGYLPFDGDTCMVLYKKITTGKYDNPRWLSPGSILLLNQMMQVDPKRRVTVRQLLDHPWVMKDYNSPVEWCSRQPLGHIDEDCITEMAVNMKRSRESTIALVKQWHYDHITATYLLLLSKKQRGQPVRLHPEPLASEDAYSPLHRRLQTKKALHFNDDDDAVILDSLDLCSDYIDDCRWISVTPHTPQGAREKTEQITNNKKLASPRVDKRCIQNTTPERVQAPAQHHQERRRRRERENTSENKENVALQEKDMEIFALPLPRTPASGKKTPRPNKNVANQNVSNATRGTAVTSKVGGSGSKDPSKKKVADGKESNLEMLAFSPERRSRSLDMAGSGGSGKKGRGGRVFGSLERGLDKVITMLTPSKRRALRDGPRKIKAQYNVTLTGQTNPDQVLNQILSALPSKNVDYRQKGYTVKCRTWDDFGKVTMAFELEVCLLHRPEVVGVRRQRLKGDAWVYKRLVEDILSTSSI, encoded by the exons ATGCCCGTGGAGAGGACCGAGCCCCGCTGGACGGAGGAGCTTCACAAGTACTACGAGGTTTATGAAACTGTCGGCTCAG GGGGTTTCGCTAAAGTGAAGCTGGGTCGGCATATCCTGACAGGCGAGAAGGTGGCCATTAAGATTATGAACAAGAAAGACCTCGGG GATGATTTGCCTCGTGTGAAGTTGGAGATCGAGGCGATGAAGAACCTGAGTCATCAGCACATCTGCCGTCTTTACCAAGTCATTGAGTCATCCACTCAGATTTTTATGATACTAGAG TACTGTCCTGGAGGAGAGTTGTTTGATTACATCATAGCTAAGGAGCGGCTGTCAGAACAGGAGACAAGAGTGTTTTTCAGACAGATTGTGTCAGCCCTGGCCTACGTCCACAGTCAAGGTTACGCACACAGGGACCTCAAACCG GAAAACTTGTTGATCGATGGAGAACACAACCTGAAGCTCATAGATTTCGGCTTATGTGCCAAACCTAAG GGAGGTCTTGGCTATGAGCTGATGACATGCTGTGGAAGCCCGGCTTACGCTGCTCCTGAGCTCATCGAGGGAAAAGCTTATATTGGTTCAGAG GCTGATGTGTGGAGCATGGGCGTGCTGCTCTTTGCTCTGCTGTGTGGCTATCTGCCCTTTGATGGTGACACCTGCATGGTCCTCTACAAGAAAATTACT ACTGGCAAATATGACAACCCCCGCTGGCTATCTCCAGGCAGTATACTCCTACTAAACCAAATGATGCAG GTGGACCCCAAGCGGCGTGTGACAGTGCGACAGTTGCTGGACCACCCATGGGTGATGAAAGACTACAACAGCCCAGTGGAGTGGTGCAGCAGGCAGCCG CTGGGTCACATAGATGAAGACTGTATCACAGAGATGGCAGTCAACATGAAGCGATCCAGAGAGAGCACCATAGCGCTTGTTAAGCAG TGGCATTATGACCACATCACAGCCACATACTTGCTGCTCCTGTCAAAGAAGCAAAGAGGCCAGCCCGTGCGTCTCCACCCAGAGCCCCTTGCCAGTGAGGACGCCTACTCTCCACTACACAGGCGATTACAG ACTAAGAAAGCCCTTCATTTcaatgatgacgatgatgctgTGATTCTGGATTCTCTGGACCTTTGCTCGGACTACATTGACGACTGCCGTTGGATATCTGTCACACCGCATACACCCCAAGGGGCAAGAGAGAAAACCGAgcaaattacaaataataag AAGCTGGCATCTCCACGAGTGGACAAAAGATGTATTCAGAATACAACCCCTGAGAGGGTTCAAGCTCCGGCGCAGCACCACCAGGAAAGGAGGCGCCGCAGAGAGCGCGAAAATACCAGTGAGAACAAGGAGAATGTCGCCCTGCAGGAGAAAGACATGGAGATATTTGCGCTGCCTTTGCCTCGCACTCCTGCCTCTGGCAAGAAGACCCCACGCCCCAACAAGAATGTGGCCAATCAAAACGTGTCCAACGCTACCAGAGGAACTGCTGTGACATCTAAAG ttGGAGGAAGTGGTTCTAAAGATCCCAGTAAGAAGAAAGTAGCAGACGGCAAAGAGTCCAACCTGGAGATGCTTGCTTTCAGCCCTGAACGAAG GTCTCGATCTTTAGACATGGCTGGTAGCGGCGGCAGCGGCAAGAAGGGAAGAGGAGGCCGAGTGTTCGGCTCCCTGGAAAGGGGCTTGGACAAGGTGATCACCATGCTTACCCCCAGCAAGAGACGAGCACTGCGTGATGGTCCACGTAAGATCAAG GCTCAGTATAACGTGACCCTGACTGGGCAGACCAACCCGGATCAGGTGCTCAATCAGATCCTATCTGCCCTGCCATCAAAAAATGTTGACTACAGACAGAAGGG ctacACGGTGAAGTGCAGGACCTGGGATGACTTCGGCAAAGTGACCATGGCCTTTGAGCTGGAGGTGTGTCTGCTGCATCGGCCTGAGGTTGTCGGGGTACGTCGACAACGCCTAAAAGGGGACGCCTGGGTGTACAAGCGCTTGGTGGAGGACATCCTCTCCACGTCAAGCATCTGA
- the melk gene encoding maternal embryonic leucine zipper kinase isoform X2, which translates to MPVERTEPRWTEELHKYYEVYETVGSGGFAKVKLGRHILTGEKVAIKIMNKKDLGDDLPRVKLEIEAMKNLSHQHICRLYQVIESSTQIFMILEYCPGGELFDYIIAKERLSEQETRVFFRQIVSALAYVHSQGYAHRDLKPENLLIDGEHNLKLIDFGLCAKPKGGLGYELMTCCGSPAYAAPELIEGKAYIGSEADVWSMGVLLFALLCGYLPFDGDTCMVLYKKITTGKYDNPRWLSPGSILLLNQMMQVDPKRRVTVRQLLDHPWVMKDYNSPVEWCSRQPLGHIDEDCITEMAVNMKRSRESTIALVKQWHYDHITATYLLLLSKKQRGQPVRLHPEPLASEDAYSPLHRRLQTKKALHFNDDDDAVILDSLDLCSDYIDDCRWISVTPHTPQGAREKTEQITNNKLASPRVDKRCIQNTTPERVQAPAQHHQERRRRRERENTSENKENVALQEKDMEIFALPLPRTPASGKKTPRPNKNVANQNVSNATRGTAVTSKVGGSGSKDPSKKKVADGKESNLEMLAFSPERRSRSLDMAGSGGSGKKGRGGRVFGSLERGLDKVITMLTPSKRRALRDGPRKIKAQYNVTLTGQTNPDQVLNQILSALPSKNVDYRQKGYTVKCRTWDDFGKVTMAFELEVCLLHRPEVVGVRRQRLKGDAWVYKRLVEDILSTSSI; encoded by the exons ATGCCCGTGGAGAGGACCGAGCCCCGCTGGACGGAGGAGCTTCACAAGTACTACGAGGTTTATGAAACTGTCGGCTCAG GGGGTTTCGCTAAAGTGAAGCTGGGTCGGCATATCCTGACAGGCGAGAAGGTGGCCATTAAGATTATGAACAAGAAAGACCTCGGG GATGATTTGCCTCGTGTGAAGTTGGAGATCGAGGCGATGAAGAACCTGAGTCATCAGCACATCTGCCGTCTTTACCAAGTCATTGAGTCATCCACTCAGATTTTTATGATACTAGAG TACTGTCCTGGAGGAGAGTTGTTTGATTACATCATAGCTAAGGAGCGGCTGTCAGAACAGGAGACAAGAGTGTTTTTCAGACAGATTGTGTCAGCCCTGGCCTACGTCCACAGTCAAGGTTACGCACACAGGGACCTCAAACCG GAAAACTTGTTGATCGATGGAGAACACAACCTGAAGCTCATAGATTTCGGCTTATGTGCCAAACCTAAG GGAGGTCTTGGCTATGAGCTGATGACATGCTGTGGAAGCCCGGCTTACGCTGCTCCTGAGCTCATCGAGGGAAAAGCTTATATTGGTTCAGAG GCTGATGTGTGGAGCATGGGCGTGCTGCTCTTTGCTCTGCTGTGTGGCTATCTGCCCTTTGATGGTGACACCTGCATGGTCCTCTACAAGAAAATTACT ACTGGCAAATATGACAACCCCCGCTGGCTATCTCCAGGCAGTATACTCCTACTAAACCAAATGATGCAG GTGGACCCCAAGCGGCGTGTGACAGTGCGACAGTTGCTGGACCACCCATGGGTGATGAAAGACTACAACAGCCCAGTGGAGTGGTGCAGCAGGCAGCCG CTGGGTCACATAGATGAAGACTGTATCACAGAGATGGCAGTCAACATGAAGCGATCCAGAGAGAGCACCATAGCGCTTGTTAAGCAG TGGCATTATGACCACATCACAGCCACATACTTGCTGCTCCTGTCAAAGAAGCAAAGAGGCCAGCCCGTGCGTCTCCACCCAGAGCCCCTTGCCAGTGAGGACGCCTACTCTCCACTACACAGGCGATTACAG ACTAAGAAAGCCCTTCATTTcaatgatgacgatgatgctgTGATTCTGGATTCTCTGGACCTTTGCTCGGACTACATTGACGACTGCCGTTGGATATCTGTCACACCGCATACACCCCAAGGGGCAAGAGAGAAAACCGAgcaaattacaaataataag CTGGCATCTCCACGAGTGGACAAAAGATGTATTCAGAATACAACCCCTGAGAGGGTTCAAGCTCCGGCGCAGCACCACCAGGAAAGGAGGCGCCGCAGAGAGCGCGAAAATACCAGTGAGAACAAGGAGAATGTCGCCCTGCAGGAGAAAGACATGGAGATATTTGCGCTGCCTTTGCCTCGCACTCCTGCCTCTGGCAAGAAGACCCCACGCCCCAACAAGAATGTGGCCAATCAAAACGTGTCCAACGCTACCAGAGGAACTGCTGTGACATCTAAAG ttGGAGGAAGTGGTTCTAAAGATCCCAGTAAGAAGAAAGTAGCAGACGGCAAAGAGTCCAACCTGGAGATGCTTGCTTTCAGCCCTGAACGAAG GTCTCGATCTTTAGACATGGCTGGTAGCGGCGGCAGCGGCAAGAAGGGAAGAGGAGGCCGAGTGTTCGGCTCCCTGGAAAGGGGCTTGGACAAGGTGATCACCATGCTTACCCCCAGCAAGAGACGAGCACTGCGTGATGGTCCACGTAAGATCAAG GCTCAGTATAACGTGACCCTGACTGGGCAGACCAACCCGGATCAGGTGCTCAATCAGATCCTATCTGCCCTGCCATCAAAAAATGTTGACTACAGACAGAAGGG ctacACGGTGAAGTGCAGGACCTGGGATGACTTCGGCAAAGTGACCATGGCCTTTGAGCTGGAGGTGTGTCTGCTGCATCGGCCTGAGGTTGTCGGGGTACGTCGACAACGCCTAAAAGGGGACGCCTGGGTGTACAAGCGCTTGGTGGAGGACATCCTCTCCACGTCAAGCATCTGA